The Rhodopirellula halodulae sequence TTCGATTGCCGATCAATTTCCTCTGACACCTCAACGTGTGTCTTGGTTGCCGCTGGCCATCATCCCAATTTTGTTGGTGATGGTCTTCGTGGTGAAACCAGCCACCGATGCTCCCTTGGAAGGTACCGAACTCGTCAACGCCAGCGAGATCCGCCAGGTCAAAATTGCTGCCGCGGAACTGAAGAAAAGGTTGGCTCAGCAGAAACGACAAGCCGATGCCAAAGGCTTGCTCGAAGCTCGCGAAATGTTTGAGAAGATGGAGTCTCAACTGGACAAGATCACCGAGAGCAAAACACTGACTCGCAAAGACGCATTGCTGGAGCTGAATGACATCAAGGAACAAATCCAAGCTCGCAAAGACCGCTTGGGTTCACCCGACGAGATGCGAAAGGTCATGACCCAAATGAAAGGTTTGGAAGGTGGCCCCGCCGAGAAAGTTGCCTCGCAAATTCAAAAGGGAGACTTCGGAAAAGCGGCGGAGGAAATCAAGAAGCTGGCCAATCAGGTCAAAGACGGAACGCTGTCAAAAGAACAGAAAGAGAAACTGAAAAAACAAATTCAGCAAATGGCCGAACAAATGAAGAAGGCCGCCGCGGAGCATCAACAAAAGAAAGAACAGCTGAAGAAGCAAATCGAACAAGCTCGCCGAGAAGGCCGCAACGAGGATGCGGCCAAGCTGCAACAGAAATTGAACGAAGCCGAAGCGGCCGATTCTCAAACAAAGCAAATGCAGCAAATGGCGGAAGCATTGGAGCAAGCCGCGGAATCAATGGAACAAGGCGACGCAGCGGCAGCAGCCGAAGCGATGGAGGAGATGTCGCAGCAACTGGGCGACATGCAGCAAGCCCTGTCAGAGCTGGAAGATCTTGAGTCCGCGCTCGGTGACTTATCGCAGTCCAAAAACCAAATGAATTGCAAACAATGCAACGGCGATGGCTGCCAAGAGTGTCAAGGTGATGGGTTCGGCGACGGCGACAAACCCGGCCAAGGGATGGGGAAAGGCAAGGGCAAAGGTGACCGTCCCGAGGAAGAATCCGACACCAACACCTACGACACGCAAGTTCGCGGCAAGGTCAAACGTGGCCGCGCCATCATCGCGGGCTTTGCCGATGGTGCGAACCGAAAAGGTGTCACTCGCGAGGACATTCAATCCGCGATCGAATCCAACCTCAGCGAAGAAAGCGACCCGTTGGAAGACCAGGTCCTGCCCCGCGACGAACGTGAACAAACTCGCGAGTACTTTGATCGACTTCGAGAAGGTTCATGAATCGAGTTCAGCTGGTCAGTCTCGGCTTGATCACCGCCGGATGCGTCTGGCGCGCCCTGTGGATTGTCGCCTGCGTGCCGGATCGCACTGACACCGCCGACCAAGTTCGAAAAGTTGTCACCACCTCCATCCAACAAGATCTACGGGATGCCGGTTGGAGCGAATCTCAGATCGATGCCGCTGAGTTGTCGTTGCTGGTTCGCGCCGCGAAGTCGCCCGCCTCATCCGACGTCAACCCAGATCTTTCGAATTGGAATCGCACGTCGGTTCAACGCTTTGATCCGGAAGCCGAAGTCTGGATTGTACCTGGCAAGGATGGCCAACCAGGATGGGACGGTTGGGATGATAACCAGAATGGAACCGTCGACGATCGATCGGAACTCGGTGCCGCTTGGAGCGACGATCACTGCGTGACGCCTCTTTCGCCGGACTTCCCAGCCATTCCTCGCGAGCGTTCGCGAATCATCAACCGAGGAACCTTCGTCGCCTCGGATTGGAAGACGGTGGCAACCGCGAACTCAACCGATTCGCAATCGTCCAATCTGCGTTGGCGTTTTGTCTACACCAACTCATCGATCGAACGTGATCAAGCTGCTGCTGAGTGAACCGAAGCCCTAGCGTTTGCCCTGGCGGATTCGCGTTTCTGCGTCAGCCACTCTTCGCTCGCCACCACGTTGCCGCGAAAACGAAGCAGTGACTTCAAGTCCAAGCGAGGCACTTTTTCGCGTGCTCCCCAAATCAATGCGAGATGGGTCAGCAGCCCCAAACGGTGATAGTTGCCTTGCGACCATTCGGCCAATTGCTCAGCCGCATCATCTGTAACGCAGGATTTCGGTTGACCCGCGTGACGGAAGTTGTCCAACAAGCATTTCGCCATGGCTCGCGTGGAAGTTTCGAAACGGTGCGTTGGCATGTGACCATGCCCCGGCACGATGAATGAACGAACCACCAACATCGTCATGGGTGCGTGCCGCGGATCGCGGCTCACGGTTTGTTCATACCACTTCAGCAGTGAAGACTTAGAAGTCCCATCCACGATCGCCAGTGTCCGGATGCCTTGGTGTTGATTCTGGCGTGAGACGTCCAACCAATTCTGCAACCGCTGCCTGTCAAAGCCAGCTTCAGTGGAGGCCAACACCTCCAATGGCATGCGTTCAATCCCCTGCGTGGCTTTCCAACGCCGCGTCCAGGTCGTGATGCCCGCGCCCGGTGCAGCGTGCACAACCGCGAGAGAAACGTGATTTCGCAACTGGGTCGTAACCCAAAGATTCGCCTTTTGATGCTCAGCGGTTGGATAAATGTATTCGTCGCGATGGACGGGCACTTCCACATCCGGTGGTTCCGTGAAAGGTTGACGGAACAATCCCCAGTGGCAGCGATCGGCCGGGCTGAGCAACGGGATCGGCATGAACAATGGTCTCTCAAGAACAAACTGCTATCGCTAGTCAGATCGACTGCCCCCGCTCGCCGATTGCTTTCTGTTTCGGTTACCTTGCGAGATCGTTGTAACCCGCACGACCGGCCCGACTGATGTCCGTTGATCCATGACTCGACGCTATTTTGTTCCAGACCTGAAAGCCCAAGCCCCGGTGGTCCAATTGCCGGACGAGGAAGCGTCTCACGCGGCGCGAGTGATGCGGGTGCAAACCGGTGACGCCATCGAACTGTTCGATGGTTCAGGGAACCAATGCACGGCGGAGGTGATGTCGGTCAGCAAACGAGAATGCACCGTTCGCTGCGACACCATTGTGCATGTGAACCGTGAGCCGAGCGTGCACTTGGATTTGGCCATCGGTTTGCCCAAACCGGATCGTGCAAAAGAATTGATGGAACGCTTGACGGAACTGGGCGTCTCTCGTGTCATCCCGGTGGTGTTCGAGCGGACCCAACGTCCTCCCGCGGACAACCTGATGCAAAAACTTCAACGAATTGTGGTCGAAGCCTGCAAACAATCCGGCCGCAACACGTTGATGCAATTGGATGCACCAATCCGTTTCGCTGAACTGCTGACACTGGACGCTTACGATTGGCAAACTCGACTGGTCGCAATGCCGGAC is a genomic window containing:
- a CDS encoding RsmE family RNA methyltransferase, with protein sequence MTRRYFVPDLKAQAPVVQLPDEEASHAARVMRVQTGDAIELFDGSGNQCTAEVMSVSKRECTVRCDTIVHVNREPSVHLDLAIGLPKPDRAKELMERLTELGVSRVIPVVFERTQRPPADNLMQKLQRIVVEACKQSGRNTLMQLDAPIRFAELLTLDAYDWQTRLVAMPDSPPLPCTVPVQDKSQSQHEAKSSEPQRPRQLAVIGPEGGLSDVEHQQCLAKGFDSFGLGKRILRIETAATVIAARLLMD